A stretch of Lactuca sativa cultivar Salinas chromosome 6, Lsat_Salinas_v11, whole genome shotgun sequence DNA encodes these proteins:
- the LOC111918786 gene encoding probable WRKY transcription factor 41: MESACVHEQTTVVHELTQGIEMAKQLRLNLDSAEAREFLIEKILSSYDKALFVLKSAGQPRASPLPESSLPKSSITTSSPQSTEYEFEFGQNVASKKRKASTPWDNEVKILSDNEIEGNANDGYSWRKYGQKDILGAKFPRSYYKCSYRKVQKCLATKQVQKTDEDPTVFEITYRGIHTCNGVAQSALPPPPSPEKHEIKPTHHHHQLTTPNAGENFSNPRANLTVNTWDLGCTLPSSHSIPPTVFEFNDNDFHPLNFPNHFDEELLQGYSPSFISPATSESNYFTDWASSSSLDLPKDAADLFPDFMS; the protein is encoded by the exons ATGGAGAGTGCTTGTGTTCATGAACAGACGACAGTCGTCCATGAGTTAACTCAAGGAATAGAAATGGCTAAACAGCTAAGGCTCAATCTAGATTCAGCTGAAGCTAGAGAATTCTTGATAGAGAAGATCTTATCTTCATATGACAAAGCCCTCTTTGTTCTTAAATCAGCCGGGCAGCCTCGGGCAAGTCCACTGCCCGAATCTAGTCTGCCCAAGTCATCTATAACTACAAGCAGTCCCCAAAGCACTGAATATGAGTTTGAGTTTGGCCAAAATGTTGCCTCCAAAAAGAG AAAGGCGTCAACACCATGGGATAATGAAGTTAAAATCTTGAGTGATAATGAAATAGAGGGAAACGCTAATGATGGTTATAGTTGGAGGAAGTATGGGCAGAAAGACATCTTGGGTGCCAAATTTCCAAG AAGCTATTATAAATGCTCATACAGAAAGGTTCAGAAATGCTTGGCTACAAAACAAGTGCAGAAAACAGATGAAGATCCGACAGTATTTGAGATTACGTACAGAGGGATACACACCTGCAATGGTGTTGCACAGTCGGCACTACCACCACCGCCTTCGCCGGAAAAACATGAAATAAAgccaacccaccaccaccaccaactaaCAACACCAAATGCTGGTGAGAACTTTTCAAATCCGAGAGCCAACCTCACTGTTAACACCTGGGATTTGGGTTGCACTCTTCCATCTTCACATTCCATTCCTCCAACAGTATTTGAATTCAATGATAATGATTTCCATCCACTTAATTTTCCTAATCATTTCGATGAGGAACTATTGCAAGGCTATTCACCGTCGTTCATCTCTCCGGCCACCTCTGAATCTAACTACTTCACAGACTGGGCGAGTTCATCATCATTGGATTTACCAAAGGATGCGGCAGATCTATTCCCTGATTTCATGAGTTAA
- the LOC111918784 gene encoding uncharacterized protein LOC111918784 — MESACVYEQTTVIHELTQGIEMAKQLRLNLNSAEAREFLIHKILSSYDKALFTLKSAGQPRANPLPESSLPKSSISTVSPKSGEFEFGFEFEFDENAVSKKRKASTPWENEVEGNTNDVYSWKKRRDENPTVYKGIPTCNNVVQSAPPPPPSPEKHEIKPTHHHQQLSTPNPGEVLSNLRANLSVNTWDLSAILPSSLSFSSTPFGFSDDDFEALSLPNHFDDELLQVYSPPFISPDTSESNYLTDWGISSSLDFTSDPEDLYPDFTLFNNCFL, encoded by the exons ATGGAGAGTGCTTGTGTTTATGAACAGACAACAGTCATCCATGAGCTCACTCAAGGAATAGAAATGGCTAAACAGCTAAGGCTCAATCTAAATTCAGCTGAAGCTAGAGAATTCTTGATACATAAGATCTTATCTTCATATGATAAAGCTCTTTTTACTCTTAAATCAGCCGGGCAGCCTCGGGCAAATCCACTGCCCGAATCCAGTCTGCCCAAGTCATCCATATCCACAGTCAGCCCTAAAAGCGGAGAATTTGAGTTTGGGTTTGAGTTTGAGTTTGACGAAAATGCTGTTTCCAAAAAGAG AAAGGCATCAACACCATGGGAAAATGAAGTTGAGGGTAACACTAATGATGTTTACAGTTGGAAGAAGAGAAGAGATGAAAACCCAACAGTATACAAAGGGATACCCACCTGCAACAATGTCGTACAGTCggcaccaccaccgccaccgtcGCCGGAAAAACATGAAATAAAGCCAACCCACCACCATCAACAACTATCAACACCGAATCCTGGAGAGGTTCTCTCAAATCTCAGAGCAAACCTCAGTGTTAACACGTGGGACTTGAGTGCCATTCTTCCATCTTCACTTTCCTTCTCTTCAACACCATTTGGATTCAGTGATGATGATTTTGAAGCACTTAGTCTTCCTAATCATTTTGATGATGAACTATTGCAAGTCTATTCACCACCTTTTATCTCTCCGGACACCTCTGAATCTAACTACCTCACAGACTGGGGTATTTCTTCATCATTGGATTTCACAAGCGATCCGGAAGATCTATACCCTGATTTCACATTATTTAACAACTGTTTCTTATGA
- the LOC111918785 gene encoding uncharacterized protein LOC111918785, producing the protein MINCLQTVCRNPILLGSSSSLFPNNFKVTIHYPNGIKEANCFRKAKLSEKNRSNFVVNGLPFPVDPWSPTIDSQSIASQLFAFSLFPYIGFLYFITRSNSAPKLTLFGFYFLLAFVGATIPAGIYAKVHYGTSLSNVDWLHGGAESLLTLTNLFIVIGLRQALKKKPNHPNQLVPDAESVLPDDNTPST; encoded by the exons ATGATCAACTGTCTGCAGACTGTTTGCCGTAATCCTATCTTACTGGGTTCTTCTTCTTCGCTGTTTCCAAACAATTTCAAAGTTACTATCCATTATCCCAATGGAATCAAAGAGGCCAACTGCTTCAGAAAGGCTAAACTTTCCGAGAAAAATCGAAGTAATTTTGTGGTAAACGGATTGCCTTTTCCAGTAGATCCATGGTCACCCACCATTGATTCACAGAGCATAGCTTCACAACTCTTTGCTTTCTCGTTGTTTCCGTACATTGGGTTTTTGTACTTCATCACCAGATCCAATTCCGCGCCGAAGCTTACCCTTTTTGGTTTTTACTTCTTGCTTGCTTTTGTTGGTGCCACCA TCCCTGCAGGAATATATG CTAAGGTGCATTATGGAACTTCCTTATCAAATGTGGATTGGTTACATGGTGGTGCTGAATCACTTCTGACTTTGACCAATCTGTTTATTGTTATTGGCCTAAGACAAGCTCTAAAGAAAAAACCCAATCACCCAAACCAACTTGTACCTGATGCTGAATCTGTGCTACCAGATGACAACACTCCATCCACATAA